The Dethiosulfovibrio peptidovorans DSM 11002 nucleotide sequence ACGTGATAGCCGTAACCGGGAGCGTAGGTAAGACGTCCACCAGAGAGATGATATTTCTCGCTTTAGGAGGGTCTTCGTCAGGGGTCTACAGGGCTAGAAGCAGCCATAACACGAGAATCGGCTGCGCTCTTACCGTAGCGGAGATGCCGGAAGACACTTCCGTCCTGATCCTGGAGATGGGGACCAACCATCCGGGAGAGATCTCCGAGATGGTCGATCTATATCCTGTAGACACTGCGGTTATAACCGAAATAGCTCCGGCTCACCTGGAGGGGTTGGGTAGTTTAGAAGGCGTGCTTGATGCAAAACTTGAAATACTGGAATCCCCAAATTTGAGGAAGGTCATCTTTAACGGCGACAACCCCATGTTATCCTCCGCCGTAAAGGAGAGGTCCTTTGGGAAGAACTGGCAAGCCCTATCGGTAGGGTCTTCGGGAAGCTATGTTTTGGAGGATATACGGCTCGAGTGGCAGGAACGTCCTGTCCTTTCCATGATCATCGGGGAAAAACAGGGGCGGAGCTCTTATGGAATTAAGGCAAAACTCACTGGGATACATAACGCCAGCCTGTTGGGAATCGCATGGGCTACCGCGGTGGAATTGGGCATATCGCCAGAGGAGGCCTCTATCAGATTATCCTCGATAAAACCCTACCATGGAAGGGGGGTCTTGAAAGATAGAGGCGGGATCCTGGTTCTGGATGAAAGTTACAATGCCAACCCAAAATCCATGGAAGCCTTGCTGGATCTGGTGGCTCAGAGTCCTTTCCCTAGAGAAAAAAGGCTCCTCATTCTCGGTGAAATGGGAGAACTTGGAGAAGGGTCTCTATCTCTACATGAGGAAATTCTTAAAAAAGCCCTACCATTGGGGACGGTTTTTCTTTTTGGGTCGATGTGGATTAGTTTGAAGCCTCCCGTAAAGGTGTATGAGGATATTGAATCGTTATCCTCTGATCTAAAGAGTCTTCTATCAAAGGGTTATTTCATCGCCATAAAAGGGTCCAGAACCAACGGGCTGGAACGTCTGATGGAGATCTTTTCATGACTATAGGCCTTTTGATGTGGGGGTTGGTCCTGTTTTTTTTCTCCATCCTAGCTCAATCCAAATGGATATTATGGTTGAAACACCGTGATTTTAAATTGGCCCAGAAAAGCTATGGTCCGATGAGAGACGAACAAAAGGGCAAGACCCCGTCCCTTGGAGGGGCAATGTTTATGGTAATGGCGCTGCCGTCCATTTTGATAGGCTGGGCTTTAGGAGATGGTTATATTGGATTTCAGATAATTCTATGGTCATTGCCTCTGGCTTCCGGAGGGATCGGTCTATGGGATGATATCCTGAAATACTCAAAATCCTCTAGTGAGGGGCTATCCAGTCTGCAGAAGCTTTCAGCTCAGGTATTAATATCCCTGATTTGGTCCGTGGTAGTCCAAAGATATTTAGGAATCGCTATTTTGCCTGGGGTTTATATATCGCCTACGTTCTCGATTCTCCTTTGTTCCTTTTTTGTCGTCTCCATGCTCAACGGAGTCAACGTTACAGACGGATTGGATGGACTGGCCGCGGGAGCCTCGTCGATTTCGTTGATGTTCATCTGCACAGTAATATCGTCCGGAATCAGCGGAGCGGTAGCGGGACTAGCCATGACGCTCGGTTTTCTGTGGTACAATTCCTTCCCCGCCAGGATATTCATGGGAGATTGCGGTTCTCATTTTCTCGGAGGGCTTTTGGTCTCCATATCGGTCTGTGGAGGAGGACTGCTGTATGTTATCCCTGCTGGAGCTCTTTTCGGCGTCGAGATATTATCCGTGGCGATTCAAATAGTAGCCATAAGGGTTTTCTCCAAAAAAGTCTTTAAAATGAGCCCCGTGCATCATCATTTCGAACTATCAGGATGGAGCGAGGTGCAGATAGTTCTGAGATTCTGGATCCTACATATAGCCGGGATCGTCGTCCTTTTTCTGTCTGGAATTGGCCTTGGACTTCACTTTTAACGAGAGGTGGCAGTCGTAGTGGAAGATTTATTCGGTAAAAAAGTTACCGTATTGGGAGCCGGGATCAGCGGCGAGGCTTTGGCTTCCTCTGCGGTCAGGTCGGGAGCCTCGGTCTTTGTTACGGAAAGCAAAGCCGATATACCGGAAGATAGACGGCTTGGCCTAAAGGATATGGGAGTCAACTTCGAGATAGGAGGGCATTCCTCCAAGGCCTTGGAGTGTGACCTCATGCTGGTGAGTTCCGGAGTTTCCCCTAAGGCTCCTTTGCTTCTGGAAGCGAGAGATGCCGGAATCAAGGTGATGGGAGAGGTAGATTTCGTGTTACCCAAACTGGACGGGAAGGTCGTCGTTGTAACTGGTACTAACGGAAAGACCACCACCACTTCATTGATCGCCCATCTGCTTGAAGTCTCCGGTCTTGATGCCTTAGCACTGGGGAACATAGGTTCGCCTCTAGGTGATTTCGCAGGTGAAAGAAGAGACGTCTTCGTGATAGAGCTGAGCAGTTTTCAACTCCACTGGACCGAGAAATCCGAGTTTGATATCTCTGTAATTACCAACATTGCACCGGACCATATCGATTGGCATGGGTCCTACGAAAATTACATTTCAGCCAAGAAAAAAGCCATCTCTCACAGAAGGGATACTGGGTGGTCCATCGTTCAGGAAAAGGATCGTTCCCTCCTAGGTGGGCAAAGCGATCCAAGGACCATCGGTTTGACTCTGGAGAACGATTTAAAGAAAGACGGTATATTTATAAACAATGAAAGAGCGATCGCTGTTATAGAGGGCGTTCGCCACGATCTTTTCATGTCGAAGCAAGTTCCTTTGCTGGGAGGACATAACATAGAGAACGCCGCCATGGCCGCAACTGCCTGTATATTGTCATCTTCCAGAAAAATAGATTGGTCCATGGGGCTCGCCTCCTACCAAGCCCCTCCCCATAGATGTCAGTTCATAGTGGAGAAGGACGGAATATCCTACGTCGATGACTCCAAGGGAACAAACGTTGCCTCCACTTGTACAGCCCTTAGGTCCATTCCTGGCGGAAAGGTCGTTATCCTGGGAGGAAAAGGGAAGGGAGAGAATTACCGCGAGTTGGCACTTGCGGTGAAGGATAACTGTAGATATGCCATATTGCTTGGAGAAGAGCGTTTTGCCATAGCAGATGCCTTGAAAGAACAGAATGTAACCGACTGGCAGATGGTTGAATCCATGGAAGAGGCCGTAGTCAAGGCGTCCAGAAGGGCTAAAAGAGGGGACACTGTGTTGCTATCCCCTGCTTGCACTAGCTGGGATATGTACGGAAGCTACAGGGAGAGAGGCGACCATTTCAGTGGGTTGGCGAAAGCGATAGAGGGGATAGACGTAAAGTCGTGAGATCAGGAAGGGACCCTGTCGTATGGATCGTGCCCCTGATCCTTTCTGCCCTCGGAATAGTGGTGATATTGTCCTTGACCACGGTTAGGTTAGGGGACGGCTCCATATCGTTCGTGTTAGGGCAAAGACAGGCTCAGTGGTTGGCGGTTGCCTTGATATGTATGTTGATATCGAGCGCCTTGCCACTGGATTTTTGGTGGGAACGAAGCGGGCTCTTTCTGTCATCATCCTGGATTCTTACCTGGTTGACATTGATCCCAGGCATAGGAACCGGCGGAGGCGGTGCTTCAAGATGGATCAAGTTAGGTTCCATCAGCTTCCAGCCCCTGGAATTGCTCGTTTTTTTTCTGATGATCCACCTGTGTAAAATCTACACGAGAAAGAAGCTAAAATCCTTCAGGGCCTTCTCCTTGACGTTATTGCTGATATTCATCGCGGCTGTACCGGTATTGCTGCAACCCGACCTTGGTGGAACTTTGTTATTGTTTTTCCTTGCCATGGGAATCTACGTGCAGGCTTACGGTTTTCTTCTACCCCTTACGTCTGCGATCCTGCTGTCGCCCGTTTTCGTATTTCTCTCTCAGAAAGGCTACAGACAGAGGCGAATCGTCGCCTGGCTCGACCCTTGGTCCGATCCTTCCGACGTCGGATACCAGACAATTCAAGGATTGATAGCCTTTGCTAACGGTGGTTTCTGGGGTACCGGCTTGGGAAAGGCTGTACAGAGAAGTCGCTTCCTGCCAGCGGCTCACACGGATTTTGTCTTTGCCGCTGTCGCTGAGACTCTGGGGGTAATAGGAAGCGTAACCGTCCTATCTTTGTTCTCGCTTTGGTTTTTTCGGATTTACTGTCATTTTCGTCAGGCCGAGGATTCCTCGATAGCCTTGTTGCTGTGGGCAGGAGCTCTGTCTATAGCTATCCCTCTGATCATAAATATCGGAGGAATATCGAATGCCATACCGATGACTGGAATGCCTTTGCCCTTTTTGAGTTATGGTGGAAGCTCTCTGGTAATATCTTGGCTTAAGATAGGGCTCATCCTTAGAGCAATGAGAGAGTTATACGATGGAAAAAGGTGGGTGGAAGATTGAAAATAATTTTAGTCGCAGGAGGAACCGGTGGGCATATAACCCCGGCCATAGCGTTCGGAAACTCGAGAAGGGAAGCAGGAGATCAAGTCTATTACGTATGTGGATCCAGATCGATGGAAAAAAACATATATGAAAACCATAATGTTAGTCCTTTTATCCTACCGGTAGAGGGATCGCCTTTAGGCATCAAGACTTTAAGGAGTGTCTTTGAAAGATCGTGGAATATGATAAAGTCCATCGCAATTATGTATAAAAAGGTCAATGAGATAAATCCCGATTGTTTAATCCTTTTCGGAGGTTACATCTCTTTTCCCGCCCTCGTCGTGAGCAAGTTTGTAAAGAGTCCCGTTTTTATACATGAACAAAACGTCGTTGCGGGAAAGGTATCTCGTATCGCCTCAAGATGGAAAGTACCTGTGGCTACTGGGTGGCACAAATGTAAGGGGGTAAAAGGAGTTTTCACAGGGACGCCAACTAGAAAATTTAGAAAATTATCTCGAGGGGCGTCTCTTGACGAACTAGGGTTAACCGATGCAGTCGGCGAAGAGGATCGTGTTATCGTGCTTCTTGGTGGCTCTCTTGGCAGCTCTAGCCTGATCGACTTGGTATCGATCACCTCATCTATGGTAGAATTTGTAAGGTGTTTTTTCATCGTACTAGGAACCGACGAGGATAGAGTGGAGAATAAAGTGGCATATCTTTCCAATAGATGGGATATGTCGCCAATTTACGGGGTAGCTGATATGGTTATCTGTCGGGCCGGAGGAGCCACATTGGCCGAGATAGGCGAGCTAGGCATACCCGCCGTGGTAGTTCCCTGGGAGAAAGCCTCCGATGGACATCAATATGAAAATGCCCTGTCTTTTTTGGAGGATAAAAAGTCGGTACGAATCTGGACTCCCCAAATGGGCATTGCCGAACTGGTAAAGATAATAGACGAGTTAGAGAACGATATTTCTCGAAAACCGAATACAGAATACGGCGAATTAAAAGAATTAAAAAACTCGACCGACGACGATAATGCAGTCTCGGCGTTGTGGCGATTGATTCTTTCGCATATTTGAAGGGAGAGTCCGGCTTTGGAAATAAAGGAGATAAACTTGGATGAGGTTCGCCATATACATCTGATGGGGATCGGCGGTGCCGGAATGAGCGGTCTAGCCCTTCTTTTAAAGGAGCTCGGCTTCGATGTCAGTGGCTGCGACATGTCCTATGGATTCTACGTTGAAAAAGTGGCTCAAGCCGACATAGATTTCAATATAGGTCATAGTTCGGACCACCTATCCCGGTTCTCTCCCGACCTGTTAGTCTACAGCAGTGCGATTCCCGAGGATAACGAAGAGTTGGTAGTCGCCAGAGAAAGCGGTATAGCCGTCGCTCAGAGGGCTCAGGTATTGAGCGCTATATTCGACGTTAGATACGGAATAGGAGTAGCCGGTACCCACGGAAAAACTACTACATCTTCAATGATAGGCCTAATTCTCAGCGGAGCCGGGCTTGAACCTACCGTCGCTATAGGCGGCGAGCTGTGCGATATAGGTTGCAACGCCAGACTCGGATCGGGGCCTCATATGGTCGCCGAACTCGACGAAAGCGACGGTTCCTTTCTCTGTTTTCATCCCACCATATCGGTTATAACGAACGTCGATTGGGATCACGTAAATCACTATCCCGATTTCGATTCCGTCCTTAACACCTTCGAGTCTTTCTCCAAAAATCTTAGGAAGGGGGGATTGTCCGTACTCTGCGGAGAGGACGGAGGAGTACAATCTCTGCTGAAGATGATGGAGAAAGATGGCCCTAAAGCTAAAGTCACCTACGGCTGGGGAGACAGGTGGGATTGGGGAGCCACAGACATAGAGTATAATCATGGTGGCGGTGTCTCGTTTTCCGTCAGAAAACACGGTAGATCTATAGGCAGAATAGAGCTCTCAGTCTCGGGAGACCACAACGTGTTGAACGCCTTGGCATCCTGTATAGTAGCAGACACGTTGTCTGTTCCGTTCGACGTGATAAAGAGAACCCTGCGTCAATTTAAAGGTGCGAAAAGACGGTTACAGTTCAAGGGCGGAGTCGAACATATAGATGTATACGACGATTACGGCCATCATCCAAAAGAAGTAGAGGCTACCTTGAAGGCGATAAGTCAGATCTTTCCAGAGAGAAAGATCTTGGTGGCCTTTCAGCCTCATCGATTTACAAGGACGGCAGCAATGGCGGAGGACTTTGCCGAAGTCCTAACATATGCCGATAAGGTCGTCGTATTGCCTATCTACCCAGCCGACGAACCGCCTATAGACGGTGTGACATCCCACATGATAGGGGATCATCTATCGATGAAAAAGCACCCGTCCTTTTTTGTGGCGGATAGAAAAAAGGACGCCATAGATAAAGTAATGTCCTTGGTTGAGGAGGGAGATGTGATCTTGACTCTAGGGGCGGGAGATATAGCGGATCTAGGCGATATACTTGTAAAAGAGATAGGTCGCAAGAATATAGTTCCTCGTTCAATAGCTATAGGGGTTTGAGCGAGGCGATAGAAGCGAGTGTTTTCTCATGCAGGAAAATCGTCTAGGGGTGCTTTTTTCCCTCCTATTGGTATCGTTTCTCGCGGCATTTCCGTTTAAGCTAGAGAGAAACTATCAGTTTTTGAGATTGAGGTCCATAGTCTTGGATTCCTGTCCATCCTTAAGGATAGAGAAAAAGATCCTGTCGTACATATCTCCAGATGCTATACGTTTTTGGCCTTTATCGTTTACACTATTAGGCGACCTGGACGAAGCCATAAAGAAGAGCGAGCCTCTGTCCATAGATACTCAGATCGGATGGGGCACTTTATCCTTCAGGTTAAAACCCTTGACCGTTTTAAGTACCTTTTCCTGGAGAAAGACCTCCTGGTATCTTTCCAGAGAGGGTAGGGTCTGGTCCGAAGACCACCCTATGAACGAAGAAATCTACGGGAAACCGGACGATCCTTTGGTGGTTATAGATGAGTCTATGCCTCCTCCGATAAAAGTGTCATCGAAAGATCAAGGATCGGTAATGGATTTCGATTATGACCTTGATTATTATTCGTCAACGATAAAAGAGCTCACAGACATGGATTTGCCTGGAGAAGTCCAGGCATTAAGGATTTATAGAGAAGGCGGTATGGAATTGGCTTCTCTGTATATAAAAAGAGAAAACAATGGGTTTTTAACTGTCATAATTGACAGAGACAAGAACTTGCACTCTCAGATATCTGCCGTAAACGAGCTACTGAGTTCGGGAGTCAAGTTCAGAAGCGGTGAAATCGTGGATGCCTCTTACGGTGATAAAATAGTCGTAAAAGGGCTGAACGATTAAACCATGCGCGAAGGGAGCGATGGGTTTG carries:
- a CDS encoding UDP-N-acetylmuramoyl-tripeptide--D-alanyl-D-alanine ligase gives rise to the protein MNPKIHTWSQYASLAEGMLKGDDGEFSGLIRVDSRKIEEGDLFVALSGKNMDGHDFILDAFSRGAHCALVSSSWGEKIRDLPEGIRVIEVADPEQGLIKIARHRLKGLKNVIAVTGSVGKTSTREMIFLALGGSSSGVYRARSSHNTRIGCALTVAEMPEDTSVLILEMGTNHPGEISEMVDLYPVDTAVITEIAPAHLEGLGSLEGVLDAKLEILESPNLRKVIFNGDNPMLSSAVKERSFGKNWQALSVGSSGSYVLEDIRLEWQERPVLSMIIGEKQGRSSYGIKAKLTGIHNASLLGIAWATAVELGISPEEASIRLSSIKPYHGRGVLKDRGGILVLDESYNANPKSMEALLDLVAQSPFPREKRLLILGEMGELGEGSLSLHEEILKKALPLGTVFLFGSMWISLKPPVKVYEDIESLSSDLKSLLSKGYFIAIKGSRTNGLERLMEIFS
- a CDS encoding UDP-N-acetylglucosamine--N-acetylmuramyl-(pentapeptide) pyrophosphoryl-undecaprenol N-acetylglucosamine transferase, which gives rise to MKIILVAGGTGGHITPAIAFGNSRREAGDQVYYVCGSRSMEKNIYENHNVSPFILPVEGSPLGIKTLRSVFERSWNMIKSIAIMYKKVNEINPDCLILFGGYISFPALVVSKFVKSPVFIHEQNVVAGKVSRIASRWKVPVATGWHKCKGVKGVFTGTPTRKFRKLSRGASLDELGLTDAVGEEDRVIVLLGGSLGSSSLIDLVSITSSMVEFVRCFFIVLGTDEDRVENKVAYLSNRWDMSPIYGVADMVICRAGGATLAEIGELGIPAVVVPWEKASDGHQYENALSFLEDKKSVRIWTPQMGIAELVKIIDELENDISRKPNTEYGELKELKNSTDDDNAVSALWRLILSHI
- a CDS encoding FtsW/RodA/SpoVE family cell cycle protein, coding for MRSGRDPVVWIVPLILSALGIVVILSLTTVRLGDGSISFVLGQRQAQWLAVALICMLISSALPLDFWWERSGLFLSSSWILTWLTLIPGIGTGGGGASRWIKLGSISFQPLELLVFFLMIHLCKIYTRKKLKSFRAFSLTLLLIFIAAVPVLLQPDLGGTLLLFFLAMGIYVQAYGFLLPLTSAILLSPVFVFLSQKGYRQRRIVAWLDPWSDPSDVGYQTIQGLIAFANGGFWGTGLGKAVQRSRFLPAAHTDFVFAAVAETLGVIGSVTVLSLFSLWFFRIYCHFRQAEDSSIALLLWAGALSIAIPLIINIGGISNAIPMTGMPLPFLSYGGSSLVISWLKIGLILRAMRELYDGKRWVED
- the murC gene encoding UDP-N-acetylmuramate--L-alanine ligase; its protein translation is MEIKEINLDEVRHIHLMGIGGAGMSGLALLLKELGFDVSGCDMSYGFYVEKVAQADIDFNIGHSSDHLSRFSPDLLVYSSAIPEDNEELVVARESGIAVAQRAQVLSAIFDVRYGIGVAGTHGKTTTSSMIGLILSGAGLEPTVAIGGELCDIGCNARLGSGPHMVAELDESDGSFLCFHPTISVITNVDWDHVNHYPDFDSVLNTFESFSKNLRKGGLSVLCGEDGGVQSLLKMMEKDGPKAKVTYGWGDRWDWGATDIEYNHGGGVSFSVRKHGRSIGRIELSVSGDHNVLNALASCIVADTLSVPFDVIKRTLRQFKGAKRRLQFKGGVEHIDVYDDYGHHPKEVEATLKAISQIFPERKILVAFQPHRFTRTAAMAEDFAEVLTYADKVVVLPIYPADEPPIDGVTSHMIGDHLSMKKHPSFFVADRKKDAIDKVMSLVEEGDVILTLGAGDIADLGDILVKEIGRKNIVPRSIAIGV
- the murD gene encoding UDP-N-acetylmuramoyl-L-alanine--D-glutamate ligase, which translates into the protein MEDLFGKKVTVLGAGISGEALASSAVRSGASVFVTESKADIPEDRRLGLKDMGVNFEIGGHSSKALECDLMLVSSGVSPKAPLLLEARDAGIKVMGEVDFVLPKLDGKVVVVTGTNGKTTTTSLIAHLLEVSGLDALALGNIGSPLGDFAGERRDVFVIELSSFQLHWTEKSEFDISVITNIAPDHIDWHGSYENYISAKKKAISHRRDTGWSIVQEKDRSLLGGQSDPRTIGLTLENDLKKDGIFINNERAIAVIEGVRHDLFMSKQVPLLGGHNIENAAMAATACILSSSRKIDWSMGLASYQAPPHRCQFIVEKDGISYVDDSKGTNVASTCTALRSIPGGKVVILGGKGKGENYRELALAVKDNCRYAILLGEERFAIADALKEQNVTDWQMVESMEEAVVKASRRAKRGDTVLLSPACTSWDMYGSYRERGDHFSGLAKAIEGIDVKS
- a CDS encoding phospho-N-acetylmuramoyl-pentapeptide-transferase — its product is MTIGLLMWGLVLFFFSILAQSKWILWLKHRDFKLAQKSYGPMRDEQKGKTPSLGGAMFMVMALPSILIGWALGDGYIGFQIILWSLPLASGGIGLWDDILKYSKSSSEGLSSLQKLSAQVLISLIWSVVVQRYLGIAILPGVYISPTFSILLCSFFVVSMLNGVNVTDGLDGLAAGASSISLMFICTVISSGISGAVAGLAMTLGFLWYNSFPARIFMGDCGSHFLGGLLVSISVCGGGLLYVIPAGALFGVEILSVAIQIVAIRVFSKKVFKMSPVHHHFELSGWSEVQIVLRFWILHIAGIVVLFLSGIGLGLHF